In Desulfuromonas sp. KJ2020, a single window of DNA contains:
- a CDS encoding NAD-glutamate dehydrogenase domain-containing protein: MDIKVVSGTQGVSPQEMDQRIDAVLRGYRAKVEDTKYQCLAALAESLRATTPLSYMAAASEDQIASWLEIFLGLLEAPRQQLVVALEPLEVEGHALLVTNSPDAPFLLDSVQSYLLSHHIDFRLIAHPILTVHRQQDHLVAIDSIEAAGPKESFIIIEIEGASSETYLRIEQGVRKALLATLAVHQDGAAMKSRLQDMQDLAQKGGFADFWSWLQDGNFLPFGYHGLVLSKDRHGTATVHLQVEDSLGIPFDPEEVDLSSPRPLDDCHEPTCARLQRDRDVVVDTLERVSLVYRADPLVYIGVREEMADGRRLEHIFLGLFSSQSADELAFNVPALRQRFEDVLSRLHILPGSHDYRKTHEIFNTFPKVELFFMSDEELTQTVRSFALLYRHDAIKIVATRSLAVQGITLLVIMPRDYYSSERVNRIEHYLSLFFQTQRVVSKVIHISPDFISLHVHIHIDQPKIVLDMDRLERGLSRKIRPWDLKIRTQLEHRFGEVAGATLAKRYQDVFPLEYKALLHPRFAVRDIRGIEQVLQSGEEVLDLWGPFDGKTYRLQFYSLHNSFLNELIPFLENLNLCVEDEIDFTVTLDRKKVFIKSFTIRTSPPNALALAEVKPLLLDALQALRRGHVENDYLHGILVLTGLSWQQIDVFRGYRNYYFQIGCPYTKKRVAMALIHNAEVTHLLYRYFEARFLDKPDWDDPLTREEEALSPIRMQLITALQDVSDVNEDNILRALFNLIDSTVRTNFYRRVDSKDYFFAFKISAMGIIDMPAPRPLFEVYVHSATMEGIHLRGGRVARGGIRWSDRPDDFRTEVLGLMKTQMTKNALIVPVGSKGGFIVKTPYSNRDEGAVLSKAAYQTLMRGLLDLSDNRVGDTVARAEGIVAYDEEDPYLVVAADKGTAHLPDTANAVSREYRFWLDDAFASGGSHGYDHKKLGITARGAWECVKSHFRELGQNIQKEPFTVVGIGDMSGDVFGNGMLLSPHIRLVAAFDHRHIFLDPDPDPTATFAERRRLFNLPRSSWDDFNRHLLSEGGGIFARSAKEIPLSPQVRKFLGIRQESIDPNGLIKLLLTAEVDLLWNGGIGTYVKESGEKHEDAGDRNNDAVRVDGNQLRARVVGEGGNLGFTQRARIEFAQNGGRINTDAVDNSAGVDTSDHEVNLKIFMQYLKDKGKIASQGERDRILSEVTDEVCCQVLANNYEQHLCLSLDLCRSQGEVEPYVQLIDSLARSGLLDRRGEFLPSVKDIQARQGQKLTRPELAILMAYSKMQLYQGLLESDLPQSPEARDFLLRYFPGPIRQSFLTELPDHPLACEITATVITNTIINQAGSAFLNTLVQQTGKPLIDAAAAYLTFDRMLEGERLRTGLYALDNVLPAERQQALLIRLEGALQSLCHWSLLHDVWNSLAEKGIETLRENLALFYKTIGGVLPAEIWAGCKDEAATLTEAGLDEEVAHHLSLLDHAADFLPLMTLAEETGGDFYAVAQAFKEVRQLLGYGDLLKEVERVPLRDRWDRMARRSLQEGFEAVVYDLVRGVMDKHQGNLDALCSLRKQKLRRYQGLRESLRGQVAVNFHPFTVLLNAAEGLCV; this comes from the coding sequence ATGGACATCAAGGTCGTATCCGGAACCCAAGGTGTATCGCCCCAGGAAATGGATCAACGCATCGACGCCGTATTGCGCGGTTATCGAGCCAAGGTAGAGGATACAAAGTACCAGTGTCTGGCCGCCCTGGCCGAGTCCCTGCGTGCAACCACGCCGCTGTCTTATATGGCCGCGGCTTCAGAGGACCAGATCGCTTCGTGGCTCGAAATTTTTCTCGGTCTGCTTGAAGCGCCGCGGCAGCAGTTGGTTGTCGCCCTTGAGCCTCTGGAGGTGGAAGGACACGCTCTGCTGGTGACCAATTCTCCGGATGCGCCCTTCCTGCTCGATTCGGTGCAATCGTACCTTCTCAGCCATCATATTGATTTTCGCCTGATCGCTCACCCCATTCTGACCGTCCACCGGCAGCAGGATCACCTGGTGGCCATCGACTCCATCGAGGCCGCTGGGCCGAAGGAATCTTTCATCATCATTGAAATCGAAGGCGCATCCTCCGAGACCTATCTGCGGATCGAACAAGGGGTGCGCAAGGCGCTCTTGGCCACCCTGGCCGTTCACCAGGACGGCGCCGCCATGAAGTCCCGTCTGCAGGACATGCAGGATCTGGCGCAAAAGGGTGGCTTCGCCGATTTTTGGAGCTGGCTGCAGGACGGCAACTTTTTGCCTTTCGGCTACCATGGCCTGGTCCTGTCCAAAGACCGTCATGGGACAGCAACCGTGCATCTGCAGGTGGAAGATTCCCTTGGCATCCCCTTTGACCCGGAGGAGGTGGACCTCTCCTCTCCCCGGCCTTTGGACGACTGTCATGAACCGACCTGCGCCCGTCTGCAGCGGGACCGCGATGTCGTGGTGGATACGCTGGAGCGGGTGAGCCTTGTCTACCGGGCGGATCCACTTGTCTATATCGGCGTTCGCGAAGAGATGGCCGACGGGCGGCGGTTGGAACACATCTTCCTCGGACTCTTCTCGTCCCAAAGTGCCGACGAATTGGCCTTTAACGTGCCGGCGCTTCGGCAGCGCTTCGAAGATGTTTTAAGCCGTCTTCACATATTGCCGGGTAGTCACGATTACCGTAAAACCCATGAGATTTTCAATACCTTCCCCAAGGTCGAACTCTTCTTCATGAGTGACGAAGAACTGACCCAGACGGTCCGTTCCTTCGCTCTGCTTTACCGGCACGACGCTATCAAGATTGTGGCGACGCGCAGTCTGGCGGTGCAGGGGATTACCCTGCTGGTCATCATGCCGCGGGACTATTATTCATCCGAACGGGTGAACCGTATCGAACATTATCTTTCCCTCTTTTTTCAGACCCAACGGGTCGTCTCCAAGGTGATTCACATCAGTCCGGACTTTATCAGTCTTCATGTCCATATTCACATTGATCAACCGAAAATCGTCCTCGATATGGATCGCCTTGAGCGAGGGTTGAGCCGGAAAATCCGGCCCTGGGATCTTAAAATCCGCACCCAGCTGGAGCATCGGTTCGGTGAGGTAGCTGGGGCGACGCTGGCCAAGCGCTATCAGGATGTCTTCCCTCTCGAATACAAAGCGCTGTTGCATCCCCGTTTTGCCGTGAGGGACATCCGCGGCATCGAGCAGGTTCTGCAGAGTGGCGAAGAAGTCCTCGATCTGTGGGGCCCTTTCGATGGTAAAACATACCGTTTGCAGTTCTACAGTCTCCACAACAGCTTCCTCAACGAACTGATCCCTTTTCTGGAAAACCTGAATCTGTGCGTTGAGGATGAAATCGACTTTACCGTCACCCTCGACCGCAAAAAGGTCTTCATCAAGAGCTTTACCATCCGGACGTCGCCCCCGAACGCCCTGGCTCTGGCCGAGGTCAAGCCTCTCCTGCTCGACGCCCTGCAAGCTCTGCGTCGCGGCCATGTCGAAAACGATTATCTCCACGGCATTCTTGTTCTAACAGGACTCTCCTGGCAGCAGATCGACGTTTTTCGCGGCTATCGAAACTATTACTTCCAGATTGGCTGTCCCTATACCAAAAAAAGGGTGGCCATGGCCCTGATTCACAATGCGGAAGTCACGCATCTGCTGTATCGCTATTTTGAAGCGCGTTTTCTGGACAAGCCGGACTGGGACGATCCCCTCACACGCGAGGAGGAGGCCCTGTCTCCCATCCGGATGCAATTGATCACGGCCTTGCAGGACGTATCGGATGTCAACGAAGACAATATTCTACGGGCTCTCTTCAACCTCATCGATTCGACCGTGCGGACCAATTTTTATCGACGGGTTGACAGCAAGGATTATTTTTTCGCGTTCAAGATCAGCGCTATGGGTATCATCGACATGCCGGCGCCCCGCCCCCTCTTTGAAGTCTACGTGCACAGCGCCACCATGGAGGGCATTCACCTGCGCGGCGGTCGGGTCGCCCGCGGCGGCATTCGCTGGTCAGACCGCCCCGACGATTTTCGCACCGAAGTTCTCGGTTTGATGAAGACCCAGATGACCAAGAACGCTTTGATTGTCCCGGTCGGCTCCAAAGGTGGGTTTATCGTCAAGACCCCGTACAGTAACAGGGACGAAGGGGCCGTGCTCTCCAAGGCTGCCTACCAGACCCTCATGCGTGGCCTGCTCGACCTGTCGGACAACAGGGTAGGAGATACGGTGGCTCGCGCCGAAGGGATCGTAGCGTACGACGAGGAAGATCCTTACCTCGTTGTCGCTGCCGACAAAGGGACCGCGCATCTGCCCGATACGGCCAACGCGGTCAGCCGAGAATACCGATTCTGGCTCGATGACGCCTTTGCCAGCGGCGGCTCCCACGGATATGACCATAAAAAGTTGGGTATTACGGCACGTGGGGCCTGGGAATGCGTCAAATCTCACTTCAGAGAACTGGGGCAGAATATCCAGAAGGAGCCTTTTACCGTTGTCGGTATTGGCGACATGAGCGGGGACGTCTTTGGCAACGGCATGCTCCTGTCTCCGCACATTCGCCTGGTGGCCGCCTTTGACCACCGTCATATCTTCCTGGATCCTGATCCCGATCCTACCGCCACTTTTGCCGAGCGCCGGCGTCTGTTCAATCTGCCGCGCTCCTCCTGGGACGATTTCAACCGGCATCTTCTTTCCGAAGGGGGTGGCATATTCGCTCGTTCCGCCAAGGAAATTCCTTTAAGTCCGCAAGTCCGCAAGTTTTTGGGAATCCGTCAGGAGAGCATCGATCCCAACGGCCTGATCAAGCTTCTGCTGACGGCCGAGGTCGACCTGCTCTGGAACGGCGGCATCGGAACCTACGTCAAGGAGAGTGGCGAAAAACACGAAGACGCCGGTGACCGCAACAACGATGCGGTCCGGGTCGATGGCAATCAACTGCGGGCCCGGGTTGTCGGCGAGGGGGGCAATCTCGGCTTTACCCAGCGGGCCCGTATCGAGTTTGCCCAGAACGGCGGCCGGATCAATACCGATGCGGTAGATAACTCCGCCGGAGTGGACACCTCAGACCATGAGGTCAACCTTAAGATCTTCATGCAATACCTTAAAGACAAAGGGAAAATTGCTTCCCAGGGCGAGCGTGACCGTATTCTGTCCGAAGTGACCGACGAGGTCTGTTGCCAGGTGCTGGCCAACAACTATGAGCAGCACCTTTGCCTCTCCCTGGATCTGTGCCGCAGTCAGGGCGAAGTCGAACCTTATGTCCAGTTGATCGACAGTCTCGCCCGGAGCGGCCTGCTCGACCGACGCGGCGAATTCCTCCCCTCCGTCAAAGATATTCAGGCGCGGCAGGGGCAGAAGCTGACCCGGCCTGAGCTGGCCATCCTCATGGCTTACAGTAAAATGCAGCTCTACCAGGGGCTTCTCGAGAGCGATCTTCCCCAGAGCCCGGAAGCCAGGGATTTTCTGCTGCGCTATTTCCCGGGCCCCATCCGGCAATCTTTCCTGACCGAGCTTCCCGATCACCCTCTCGCCTGCGAAATTACGGCCACGGTCATTACCAACACCATCATTAATCAGGCGGGCAGCGCTTTTCTCAACACACTGGTTCAGCAGACCGGCAAGCCCCTGATCGACGCGGCCGCCGCTTATTTGACCTTCGACCGCATGCTCGAAGGCGAGCGCCTGCGTACGGGCCTATACGCCCTGGACAACGTGCTGCCCGCCGAACGCCAGCAGGCTCTTCTCATTCGTCTCGAAGGGGCTCTGCAGTCCTTGTGTCATTGGTCGCTTCTGCACGATGTATGGAACTCTCTGGCTGAAAAGGGGATCGAAACCCTGCGTGAGAATCTCGCCCTGTTCTACAAAACCATTGGCGGTGTGCTGCCTGCCGAGATCTGGGCCGGATGCAAGGACGAGGCGGCGACTTTGACTGAAGCCGGGCTGGATGAGGAGGTCGCCCACCACCTGTCCCTGCTGGATCACGCCGCCGATTTCCTGCCGCTGATGACCCTCGCGGAGGAGACTGGGGGAGATTTTTATGCCGTCGCCCAAGCTTTCAAGGAGGTCCGTCAGCTTCTCGGTTATGGGGACCTGCTCAAGGAGGTGGAACGGGTGCCTCTTCGCGACCGCTGGGACCGCATGGCGCGGCGCTCTCTTCAGGAAGGTTTTGAGGCCGTCGTCTATGATTTAGTACGGGGGGTTATGGACAAACATCAGGGCAACCTCGACGCCCTCTGCTCCCTTCGCAAGCAGAAATTGCGCCGCTACCAGGGGCTGCGGGAGAGTTTGCGTGGCCAGGTTGCCGTTAACTTCCATCCCTTTACGGTTCTGTTGAACGCTGCTGAAGGGCTGTGTGTCTGA
- a CDS encoding peptidylprolyl isomerase, giving the protein MSDCFCKVNGRPISAFEYQNAIQGYAMDRYRKTMDQLSADELHAMEELAEEKLLARELIFQEALSQGAVADEKAVSEEMAKIVRNFPTEDEFYGTLQKAGIEPAVYRRMIQQDLTVNRMIAAKLAKLPEPGADKVKEIYHRYPEKMQSPEKVRASHILIKVKEDDREGALAQARDLLDKATEEDFAALAREHSACPSAGRGGDLGYFSRGDMVKPFEEAAFSQEKGIVQNIVETQFGFHLIQVLSRQQAQTLTLEEATPKIRQFLQEEAGADALQEWVGELKARATIEFMSR; this is encoded by the coding sequence GTGTCCGATTGTTTTTGCAAAGTCAATGGGCGTCCCATCAGCGCCTTTGAATACCAGAACGCCATTCAGGGTTACGCCATGGACCGTTACCGTAAAACCATGGATCAGCTCTCGGCCGATGAACTGCACGCCATGGAAGAACTCGCCGAGGAAAAACTGCTCGCCCGTGAGCTGATTTTTCAGGAAGCCCTTTCCCAGGGCGCGGTTGCCGATGAAAAGGCGGTCTCCGAGGAGATGGCCAAGATTGTCCGGAACTTCCCGACGGAGGACGAATTCTACGGCACGCTGCAGAAGGCCGGCATTGAACCGGCGGTCTATCGGCGCATGATTCAGCAGGATCTGACGGTCAACCGCATGATCGCCGCAAAATTGGCCAAACTGCCGGAACCAGGGGCTGACAAAGTCAAAGAAATCTATCATCGCTACCCTGAGAAGATGCAGTCGCCCGAAAAGGTCCGCGCCAGCCACATTCTCATAAAAGTCAAGGAGGATGATCGGGAAGGGGCCCTGGCCCAGGCCCGTGACCTGCTGGACAAAGCCACCGAAGAGGATTTCGCCGCTCTGGCCCGGGAACATTCGGCTTGTCCCAGTGCGGGACGGGGGGGCGATCTCGGCTACTTTTCACGAGGAGACATGGTCAAGCCTTTTGAAGAGGCGGCGTTTTCTCAGGAAAAGGGCATTGTGCAGAACATCGTGGAAACCCAGTTCGGCTTCCATCTTATCCAGGTGCTTTCCCGCCAGCAGGCGCAAACCCTGACGCTGGAGGAGGCGACCCCCAAGATTCGCCAATTCCTTCAGGAAGAGGCCGGCGCCGATGCCCTGCAGGAATGGGTCGGCGAGCTTAAGGCCAGAGCAACCATTGAATTCATGTCTCGTTAG
- the rsmA gene encoding 16S rRNA (adenine(1518)-N(6)/adenine(1519)-N(6))-dimethyltransferase RsmA yields the protein MEQSYHRPQKRFGQNFLHDVQVIDRILAAAELSSADRVLEIGPGLGVLTDRMLPVAGQVVVMEVDRNLVERLKHRTEVNLAVFEGDALHLDWNNILTEPPYKLVANLPYNISSQILFKILDHRQLFSRLVLMFQKEVGDRLAAGPGTRDYGILSVLCQVWFDIHKVVNVPPGAFNPPPKVHSIVLEFQARSEPRVAIDDPVFFRKVVKASFAQRRKTLRNSLTGSGFAAAQVDGALAQAEINPGRRGETLTLSEFSQLARELKASFNP from the coding sequence ATGGAACAATCCTATCATCGCCCTCAAAAACGTTTCGGGCAGAACTTTCTGCACGATGTGCAGGTAATCGACCGGATTCTCGCCGCTGCCGAGTTGTCCTCAGCGGATCGTGTGCTGGAAATCGGCCCTGGTCTCGGCGTGTTGACCGACCGGATGCTGCCCGTGGCCGGGCAGGTGGTGGTCATGGAGGTCGATCGCAACCTGGTTGAACGGCTCAAGCACAGAACCGAAGTGAACCTGGCCGTCTTTGAAGGGGACGCCCTGCATCTGGACTGGAACAATATTCTCACCGAACCTCCCTATAAGCTGGTGGCCAATCTTCCCTATAATATTTCCAGCCAGATTCTCTTCAAAATTCTCGATCATCGCCAGCTCTTCTCCCGGCTGGTGCTGATGTTTCAGAAAGAGGTGGGCGATCGTCTTGCGGCGGGACCCGGCACGCGCGACTACGGCATTCTCTCGGTGCTCTGTCAGGTCTGGTTCGATATCCATAAGGTGGTGAACGTGCCGCCGGGAGCCTTCAACCCACCCCCCAAGGTGCATTCCATCGTTCTGGAGTTTCAGGCTCGCTCAGAACCGAGGGTCGCTATTGATGACCCCGTCTTCTTTCGTAAGGTGGTCAAAGCGTCTTTTGCCCAGCGCCGCAAGACCCTGCGCAACTCTCTGACGGGTTCCGGCTTCGCGGCCGCGCAGGTGGATGGGGCGCTGGCACAGGCTGAAATCAATCCCGGCCGTCGCGGTGAAACCTTGACCCTGTCCGAATTCAGCCAACTGGCCCGTGAACTCAAGGCATCTTTTAACCCATAA